The Cellulophaga lytica DSM 7489 nucleotide sequence TAGTGGAGGTATACAAGGTGGTATTAGCAATGGTATGGATATTTATTTTAATGTTGCATTTAAGCCAGTAGCAACAATTATACAACCTTATGAAACTATAGATAATAAAGGAGATATAGTTAAAACCCAAGGTAAAGGTCGTCATGACCCTTGTGTAGTACCTAGAGCAGTGCCTATTGTAGAAGCTATGGCAGCATTAGTTTTGGCAGATTATACTCTAATTAACAACAGTACCAAGTAATTTTGATTACGGTTTAAGATTGAATTATTTTTAATAATTAACTATTATAATTATTGATTCAATTTTATTTGGAGCGTAACACTCCAAAATGGTATATTACTCACAAAAATTTATAAAAAATAAGTATGAAGAAATTGGAGCTGCACTGGCAGATTATGATTGGGATGTTTTTGGGAATCCTCTTTGGTTTTGGAATGGCACAACTCACATGGGGAAAGGATTTTATAATGGACTGGATAGGGCCGTTTGGACAAATTTTTGTAAACCTCTTAAAATTAATTGCCGTACCGCTTATTTTAGCTTCATTAATAAAAGGAATATCTGATTTAAAAGATATTTCTAAATTTAGAAATATTGGGTTTAGAACTATTGGTATTTATATGTTCACCACTGTAATAGCTATTACTATAGGCCTTGTTTTGGTAAATGTAATAGAACCAGGAGAGGGTATATCTGAAGATACAATTACCAAACTATCTAATACTTATGCAAATGATAGTAGTATACAAGGTAAAATATCAGAAGCTACAAACCAAAAAGAGCGTGGTCCGCTGCAGTTTTTGGTAGATATGGTACCAAGTAATGCTATAGCTGCAATGAGTAATAACAAACTAATGTTGCAAGTTATATTCTTTACTATTTTTATGGGCATATCTATGTTATTAGTAGGAGAAAAAAGATCTAAGCCATTAAAAGACTTTTTTGACTCTTTAAATGATGTTATCTTAAAAATGGTAGATTTAATAATGCTTGCAGCTCCTTTTGCTGTTTTTGCGTTATTAAGCCAGGTAGTTGTTACAGCAGATGATCCAGAAATTTTACAAAAACTACTTTCTTATTCTGGTGTTGTAATTTTAGGTTTGTTATTAATGATAACCTTTTATTGTTCACTAGTATATTTATACACAAAAAAGAATCCTATTTGGTTTTTAAAACAAATGAGTCCAGCTCAATTATTAGCTTTTTCTACTAGTTCTAGTGCAGCTACTTTACCAGTAACTATGGAGAGGGTAGAGGAGCACATTGGTGTAGACAAAGAAGTGTCTAGCTTTGTTTTACCTGTTGGGGCAACTATTAATATGGATGGAACAAGTTTATACCAAGCTGTAGCAGCTGTATTTATAATGCAAGTACTTTGGCCAGAAGGTTTAACATTTGGAAACCAATTGTCTATAGTAGTAACAGCTTTATTAGCATCTATAGGTTCTGCTGCAGTACCTGGTGCAGGTATGGTTATGTTGGTTATAGTTTTAGAGGCAATAGGGTTTCCTGCAGATTTATATCCGGTAGCTCTTGCACTAATATTTGCTGTAGACAGACCATTAGATATGTGTAGAACAGTTGTAAATGTTACTGGTGATGCTACTGTATCTATGATTGTTGCTAAGTCTGTTGGTAAACTACATAAAAATCCTAAAGCTAAAAATTGGGATGATAATTATGACGAAGTAAAGTAGCAAAAATACTTTTAATGTATAAAAACAGCATCAAACAACTAAGTTTGATGCTGTTTTACTTTTATAACGACATTGTCTTTAAAAATAATATCTAATGCGTCTGTATCAATACTAAAAATACCAGGTTTTAAACCCAATATATAAGCAATATGTTCTGGGTTATATTCATAAAAATCTTCACCTAATAATTGTACAACTTCTGCTCTAGTTTTACCAATTAGCATATTACTCTCAATAATATCAGCAGATAATTCATAACGTTGCTAAGGATTGTTGTTCCATTTTTGTTGATTAAACTGATGTTCAGGGTAGTAAGAAATTATTGCTATGTAACTAAATATGCTAATGAAGTATACTAGTGGAGCAAAAACGATAGATAGTCCTATTGCAGTATTTTTTTTATATTTTAAAGCAATTCTATTGCTTTTTTTTAAAGTCCAATTAAAAATGAAAAATAAGAAGATAGCTATAAATAGGATAATTAGTACGACCATAATTGTATATTGAATAAGTTTGTGAATTATAAAGAGATATGTTTGTTTTTAGGGTATTTAACTTCATAAGAGAAACGTTCTTTTTGGGTTTCTTTACTATTTAAATCTATTTTCCAAGTAAGTAAACCTTTAGCATCATTATAGTTTGCATTGTATGTTTCTATTTCACTTACTTTAATTTCTTTGTTTTCAGATAACGGTATTCTATCTATTAATTTTATAGTAACCGCTGTATTTTTATTATTCTTAATTTCTAAATCGTATGCTCTGTTTAATACACGATTATTACCTAATAAAGATTTACTTTTAAAGTTACGGTCTTGTTTTCTTGTAA carries:
- a CDS encoding dicarboxylate/amino acid:cation symporter, translating into MKKLELHWQIMIGMFLGILFGFGMAQLTWGKDFIMDWIGPFGQIFVNLLKLIAVPLILASLIKGISDLKDISKFRNIGFRTIGIYMFTTVIAITIGLVLVNVIEPGEGISEDTITKLSNTYANDSSIQGKISEATNQKERGPLQFLVDMVPSNAIAAMSNNKLMLQVIFFTIFMGISMLLVGEKRSKPLKDFFDSLNDVILKMVDLIMLAAPFAVFALLSQVVVTADDPEILQKLLSYSGVVILGLLLMITFYCSLVYLYTKKNPIWFLKQMSPAQLLAFSTSSSAATLPVTMERVEEHIGVDKEVSSFVLPVGATINMDGTSLYQAVAAVFIMQVLWPEGLTFGNQLSIVVTALLASIGSAAVPGAGMVMLVIVLEAIGFPADLYPVALALIFAVDRPLDMCRTVVNVTGDATVSMIVAKSVGKLHKNPKAKNWDDNYDEVK